AGCAACCTTCGAAGACGATTATAATAGCCCTCGACACATTGGCAGACCCGGATAAGCTGGAGGAGTGCGGATCCGATTATAGCTGCATCGAGGCGAATGTCAGGGAGAAGATTGGAAAATACTTGTGCGGGATTGAGGCAGAGATTGTAGTGCTTCCTGGAGTCTTCTCGAAGAGGGAATCTGGAAGACAAATAATCTTCAGATCAGATCCCCAAAAGGAATTTTTACCTCTCCTAATTTATGAGCTTTACGACAGGCTGCTGAATGTGGACGGCGAATTGGAGGTGGTGCTCGATATAAGCCACGGTATAAATTTCATGCCGACTCTCGCCTATAGAGCGGTTACCGAGGTAGCAGCAGCTTTAGCGGTTGCGAGAGCAGAACAGGTGAAACTGAGGGTTTATCAAGCTGATCCATACCCATCGTTACCTCGTGAGATCGGAAATAGACTTGCTAGAAGCGATGATCTGTGCAAGCCTGCATCTGAGGATGAACCGCCGAGTTTACGTTACAATAAGATCGCTGAGGCTACTTTCAAGCTCTGGGATCTATCCCGTTATGTGGCTCATTATAGTGAGAGGAGGCTACTGACAGCTCCAAAGGATTATGACTTTGGCAACTCAGACGAGCTTTTGGAGAAAGCCTTACTACTTCTTGGTGCTTATAGGCTGGGTGCCCTCCTACAATTGGGTCTACTAGCTAAAACTACTCACATAGAGGATTTAGAGCGGGTTATGAGGAAAGCAGTAGAGTTCTGGAGAAGGAAGAGGAGAGTAGTCAGAGAGATCAATGGTTTAAAGTTGGAGAGTGATAAGAAGTTCCTGACCGGCTTTTACTTACTATTACATGGGCATGCCGTGCTCAGAGGAGCAAAGAAGCTACTGTCTGAGAGCGAATCCGCCAGCCTAGATGAAGCTATCGTTACTTTTAAGGAGATCAACGAACTAAAGAAACTCCTAGAAGGCTCCAAGGTTGTGACAATACTCGTGGATAGGGAGATTTCCAAACTTGATAATAAGGTTCGAAAATCAGGTAATATAATTAACGATTGGACATTGTATACGGATATACTGGAGAAGCCAGAGGAGAAATCAGATGGAGAGCCCCAGCGGGAGAGGGAAGATATGGAGATATTTAAGAGGAACTTCATAGCTCATGCAGGATTCCACGATGAAGTTGTCGAACTTAGGATGAGGAATGATATAGAGCTTAGGGTGCGCCCAGGTGAGTGGGATAGAGTGAAGGGAGCTCTTAAGGAAGCGGTGGCATAAAGATAATCTCCATGCAATCTCATGCTTCGCATACTACCTTTCACTAGGGCTATAATCTCAAATTCCCTGACTGATCTACCTTTCTAAGATTTTCAGTTCATCATGCTCAAATTATATTGAATTTGTCTGAATTAAGCTCACTCAATGATACTCTCGGAGCGAGAGCATCGAAAGGGTATAAAATTCTAAGGAATCTCGGAATAGAGAGGTGAACTGAATGAGGAGATTGATCGGTGCAGCTATTAATACTCCGATGGAGATTCGATTAGCCATTTCCACAGGGGAATAAGCTTTATCTCAACCCCATCGACGTTCCTCACTCCCTCCTCCCCCCTAGTTATTATGACCCCCTCCTTCACTCCCATCTCCTCGGAGCAGGATACCAGCTCCTTGATCTCCCTCTTCTCCGCCCTGAGTATACCGTAGGAGACCTGTATCATCCTCTCAACTCCGCTCTCATCGAGCAGCAGGAAGTCCACCTCCAGGCCCTCCCTGTTCCTCCAGTACCCTATGCTCAGATCTGGCCTCCTCCTCTTTAGCTCTAGGAGAACGGCGTTCTCGAAGAGCCTGCCCATGTCAACGCTCCCCGATGCTGCATACATGAAGCCGGTATCTCCGAGATAAGCTTTCCTGGGGTACTTGAGCCCGTCCTTGATGGATCTCGAGAATATGGGGATGAAGAAGAATAGGTAGCTCTCCTGAGATACCCTCTCCAGCTTGAGTACTGTATCCTTCCCGACCCTGAATCCGAGGTCTTTCAGGAAGTCGTGGCACTTCGAGGCCGTGAAGCGGGGATTCTCAACTACGTACTTCGAGAACATCTGTGTAAGAGCAGCATCCTCCCCTGCAGCCCCGGCGACTTCGGAGACTATCCTGTCGAAGTAGGAGCTCAGTATCCTCACTTTATCCATACTCTCCTCGGATAGAACGACCTCGGGAAGGCCCCCGTAGAGGAGGTACTCCTCGAGAGCCCTCTCGAGCCTCCCTGTACCGCTATTATAATCGGCTTCCAGGCCCTTGAACTTCAGGAACTCCCTGAATGAGAGGGGATACATCTCACGGACGAGCATCCTCCCCCTGAGGCGCTCGTATGGAGCCATGCTCCTCGATGAGGTCACTACCATGAAGAGCTTCCCCCTCAGGAGCTCATGCGTTCTGAGGAGCCAGCTTTCCCAGCCATGAGCTTCGGTTATCTCATCCAGGAGGAGGTACCCCGAGTACCCGAACCACTTTACCACATCATCCAGAGCCGTCTTAGATCCCCTCATCCTTATGTCCTCTAGGTTTACGTAAGCGGCCCTCTCACCCATCTTCAACAGCCTCTGCAGGAGCATCATGAGGAGGCTCGACTTCCCGGAACCCCTCATTCCAGTTATCGCGGTTATCTTATCCTCGCTTATCATCTTTAAGAGATCTATTTCCCTCTCCCTGAACTCCCTCCTCGCGGCGTAGAGGTTCCACTCCTCGAGCGATGTTCTCACATTCCGTCCTGGTAGAGGACAGAATATAATAATTTCTGTCCTACATCAGGACAGCCTCAGTAAATTTATAGGAGATGCTCAAAATATGAGGAGGATCTCTAGAATAGCATCCGTGCTAGGGTCAGGGGAACTAACTAAGATTAGGATGAGGCGGGCGCAAGGGCTGGCGAGAGTATAGCTCTATAATGTCGTCGCAGCGAACTCATTCGGGAGAGTAAAATTTTACCAATCAAAGCTTGTTCCTATGCGTACTCGAAGGTCTATGGAAGCTCTCCCCTGTCTATCAACTCTATCACGGGCTTCGCCCTCTCCACAGCTCCATCTATCCAGGAGTAGCTGTTCGGCTCATCGCTCACTATGAGCAAGTAGTGTAGCTCGAAACTATCCCCCTTCTTCAGCATTCTCTCCTCATTCCCCAGCATGTGTATCTCTATGTTATCAACGTTGGGGCAGTTGCAGACAGTCGGATGAGCTTTCTGCGACGATCTAATGAGCACTAAGGCTGGGGATCCTCTCACATCACTGAGCGGATTCACTAGAGCTATCCATCCGTAGCTCCCGAGGGTATATTCCTTGAGAGCATGCCCCGTCACGCCGCGCATATCGTAGGTTATGAGCCCCTCCTCGGTCTTAGAGACAGCCGTAGCGTAATAATCCGGATAGTTCATCAGCTCCACCCATATAGCTCCCACTGGGTCAGGTATATCTCTGAGCACCGTAAGATTCGTCTTCACGTACCTGAAGAGCAAGCCGTCCTCGACCCAGATGTAGTGAGTCGCTGCCGTGACGAAATAATCCCTGAAGCCCCACTCCCCTCTATAGACGATGAGCTTCCCACTGTCCTTAATAACCTCGAATCTAATCAAGAACTCCCCCTCCGACTCAACCCTATCGGTGAGCCATTTACCGGGGCTGAGCATCAGGAATTGGGACCAGTGATGGCCGACCCTCCTTCCGCCGACCACAGGATAGACATCGGAGTTTCCCTGCCACTCATCGGGCTCTATGTACATGAGCATAGTTTCATCGGGCATCAACCTGACCTCGTAATGAGTAGCTCCAGCTTTAACGAGTCGAAGCTCTCTTTTACCGGTCATTATTTCTCTCTCTTGAGTTCCAGTCCCTTCCTGATCTCTTCTCTGGGGTATCGATAAGTAAATCGCAGCTAGGATTAAGAGCAGTATCAGCAGGATCCTCTTCATCAACTGAACCGCCGCCCTGATCCCTATAAATATTTCTAAAGGCTGGAGCTCTCACTAGATATGATAGCCGCTGAATATCACTTAGATCCAGTCTTCCCTATTATGACCTCTATGCCCTCCTCCCTCCCAATCCTCCTGATCTCAGTCGCAACATCCTTTGGCGCTGTTAACACAACTAAAATCCTTCTAGATCTCCTTCCATACTTTTCCTCTGCCAATCTGGCTTTCCTCAGCAGCTTATTCACTTCTTCCACGCTCTCAGCGTGACCAGTTATCTCCCCAACTATCAGGGGATCGTCCAAGAAGATATCTATCTCCTCTCCATCTATCTTAGCCCTAATGAGCTCCTTATCCTTTCCTATCTCCCCCAGCTCCCTCAACTGCTTCGTCAATAGCTTTCTCACGAACTCCTCGAAGGTGACTCCGGCGAACTTGCTCAGCTGACTGAATCCGTAGAGCATGGCCCCTCTGAAAGATTCATAAGTCTCCCTCATTCTCTCCTGTTCCCTCTTTATCTCGCTGATCTCAGTCTTCATCCTGCTGATTTCAGCTAACATTTTGTTGAAGTCCTCCCTCAGCTTCTTCTGCTCCTCCCTCAGCAGCTTTTGCTCCTCCTGCATTTTGTTGAAGTCCTCCCTCAGCTTCTTCTGCTCCTCCCTCAGCAGCTTTTGCTCCTCCTGCATTTTGTTGAAGTCCTCCCTCAGCTTCTTCTGCTCCTCCCTCAGCAGCTTTTGCTCCTCCTCTATCGAAGCAATACGCTCAAGCATCCTGTTGAAGTCCTCCCTCAGCTTCTCTATACTGCTCAAAATCTCAGTATTGAGAGCTACACCGAGTTTCTCAGCTAGCTTCCTGGCGAGGTGAGGTTTCTCCTCAAGCTCCCTTATGAGCTCCTCCAGTAACGACATCCTACTTACTCCTCAAGGGTTCCTCTAATTAAGCTTTCTCATCGCAATCTGGGGATCCCGAATTTTATTTATCGATGGACCGCTCATAGATTTTATTAAAAATCGCAGCTAAATGGAAATTTAATATATGGAGCTTCGGATCCTATTATGCGAAAATATATTTTAATTCTAATAACTTTATGCTGTATGCACATCCAACCCTTCTCGGGTGCTCTATGATAGCCTTTAGTTCTCAAATTCATGCTGCCCTCTTCGGCCAGCAAGTGTTTCCCATGGGAAACACTTTTATCCAGGAAGTGTTTCCTATAGATTAATGGAGGGAACGCTCAGATCCCTTATCTCGGAGTGGTTCTCCAGCGAGATACCTAAGCTTGTGAGGAGAGATATCTCCCTCCCAATTAGAGGGAATGCATTGGCCTTAATTGGCCCTAGAAGAGCTGGGAAAACTTTCATGATGTATCAAATAGCTTCAGATCTAATGCAGAGGGGAATCGCCAGGGAATCCATCGTTTACCTGAACTTTGAGGACCTTAGGCTCTCCAATCTGAGGGAAGAGGACTTTCCAACGTTCCTGAAGATATTGGCGGAGATGACCAAACCCCTGCCCTCGGGTGAGAAAGCGCTTCTACTATTAGATGAGGTTCAGAACCTGAAGGAGTGGGGGAGATGGGTCAGGTCCCTCCTGGATAGGGGGTATGCTGTCGTCTCCGGATCCTCCTCGAAGGTGGGGGTGAGGGAGATACCGACGGAGCTCAGGGGCAGGTACTTGGAGAGGCTGGTCTTACCCCTCTCCTTCAGGGAATTCCTGAAGTTCAGAGAGGTAAATATAGACTATTTAGAGGCTCCCGAGAAGAGAGGTAGAATATTGAGATATTTGAGGGAGTATTTGATGCTTGGAGGCTTCCCTGAAGTTGTCCTAAATCCGGAGCATGCAAAGGAGCTTTTAAGGGTTTACAGGGAGACCGTCTTTTACAGGGACATCATCGAGAGATTCAGGGTGAGGGACATATCCTCATTCAGATTCTTCTTGGAGATGCTCGAGGGCAGCTTCGGTAGCTATTTCTCCCTATCCTCAGCTCAGAAGACGTTCAAAAGTATGGGGATTAAGAAGAGTAAGAAGACGCTTGCAAACTACTTTAAGTACTGCGAGGACTCCTTCTACATCTTACCCATAAGGAAGTTCTCATTCAGCAGAAAAGCGATGCTACAGCAGCCTAGGAAGGTCTACCCCATCGATACGGGCTATATGAAAGGAGAATCCATCGGGAGGAGGATGGAGAGCTCGGTAGCTATTGAGCTCATGAGGAGGGGGGATGAGGCTTACTATATGAAGGAAGGCGATAGTGAAGTGGACTTCCTCCTGGTGAGGGACAGGACCGTTGAAGAGGCAATACAGGTCAGCTATTCCCTTGATGAAGTTGAAAAGAGGGAAATAGAGGGATTGAGAAAGGCTTTCGATCTTTTCGGCGGGATTAAAGCCTCAATCCTGACATGGGATCTGGAGGGAGAGAGATCCTTGGATGGGAGGACTATCAGACTGATCCCTCTCTGGAAGTGGCTCCTCTCCCACTAGCCCGCGGAGGCTTCGAATCATTGATAATACAATGAGATCGCGGTGAAAATGGGGCGAGGACCCTAATAAGTAACGGAAGATTCTCCTAGAGAAAACGTCTGAGCATGCTCTCTATTGTTAAGACGGATCTTTTTGTGGTAATCGGGTTTTGTGGTAATCGGGCTCATTAAATCCCTTAATCCTTTGTCAGTCCTCGAGGGATATCATCCTACGATAATCGATTCGAGAGGGATCCAGAACTTTAAGAGTACTTCCCTCTCAATCCCCGAGTCTATCCCCAAATTAGAGGGAATAACTTGACCTTAATCGTGGAAGAGCTGGGAAAACTTTTGATGTATCGCCTCCGATCTTACGACTGTACGGGCAGCTGGATGATGATATTATCCTCAATCGATCCTCTTATTTTTGGGTCACATGTGACCCAAAAACTTATAAATTTGGGTCACGTATGGTTACCTGTGAGGAAGGAGGAGATAATCTCCATACTCTCGGAGTGGAATTTCTGGGGAAGGGGCCTCGACACCGGGCACGAGAGGACGTTCTATCTGAAAAGAATTCTAAGCTTCTTGGAGGGAGTCGAAAAAGTGATTTCGATCTATGGTGTGAGGAGAAGCGGGAAAAGCTTTCTGCTGAGGCAGGTCGCCAGGGAGCTCTCCGAGAAGCTTGGTAAGAATAATGTGCTCTATGTAAATTTTGAGGAAGTTAGATTCGGCAGCAATGATGTTAGCATGCTCGTCGAAATTTATGATGCATACAGGGAGTTCATAAGACCCGATAAAAAGCCCCTCTTAATCCTCGATGAGGTGCAGGAGATAAGGGAATGGGAGAGGTTCGTTAGGAGTCTGCATGAGAAAAATGAGGCCAGAATTATCGTTTCAGGTTCCTCCGCTAGGTTGATGAGCGAGGATCTGGCCACACTTCTGTCCGGCAGGGACATCCCAGTCGAGGTCTTTCCCCTGAGCTTCCGTGAGTTTTTGGAGTTCAGGGGCGTAGAAGTGGGCGGCGAGAGGGACGTAATTATAAAAAAATTTGAAATAATTCGGAATCTGAGGGAATACCTTGAGTTTGGAGGCTTCCCCGAAGTTGTCCTGGAGGGCGATGAGGAGAGGAAAAAGGCCATTCTCAGGAGATACTTCGAGACCATACTGGTGAAAGACGTGGAAAGGAGATTCAGGGTGAGGGAAAGGGAGAAGCTCGAGTTTCTGGCGAATTTTTACATGACAAATATCTCCTCACCAGTGACCTACACTAGCATTTCCAAAATTTTAAACATTCCTAGGAAAACTGTCGAAAGATTTTCATCTTATTTGGCAACATCTAGGGCATTATTCTTCATCAACAGGTTTTCGCCTACGCTGAAGGAACAGGAGAGGGCTGCAAGGAAGGTCTATTCAATAGATACTGGAATGAGCAATGCAATTGGTTTCAGGATTTTCGAAAACTATGGAAAGACCATGGAGAACGTTGTGGCAGTTGAGCTCTTGAGGAGGTCCTCAACTTCTCCTGTAGTGAGGATCTACTACCTTAAGATCGATGGGAGGGAGGTGGATTTCGTCGTAAAGGAGGGAGTGAGGATAAAGCAGTTAATACAGGTGAGCTATGCGTCCA
The sequence above is drawn from the Candidatus Korarchaeum cryptofilum OPF8 genome and encodes:
- a CDS encoding TM1812 family CRISPR-associated protein, with protein sequence MSERICIATWGNPQEWKFAEYYSEDQPQRRVRAFSTLNILHEIEQPSKTIIIALDTLADPDKLEECGSDYSCIEANVREKIGKYLCGIEAEIVVLPGVFSKRESGRQIIFRSDPQKEFLPLLIYELYDRLLNVDGELEVVLDISHGINFMPTLAYRAVTEVAAALAVARAEQVKLRVYQADPYPSLPREIGNRLARSDDLCKPASEDEPPSLRYNKIAEATFKLWDLSRYVAHYSERRLLTAPKDYDFGNSDELLEKALLLLGAYRLGALLQLGLLAKTTHIEDLERVMRKAVEFWRRKRRVVREINGLKLESDKKFLTGFYLLLHGHAVLRGAKKLLSESESASLDEAIVTFKEINELKKLLEGSKVVTILVDREISKLDNKVRKSGNIINDWTLYTDILEKPEEKSDGEPQREREDMEIFKRNFIAHAGFHDEVVELRMRNDIELRVRPGEWDRVKGALKEAVA
- a CDS encoding ATP-binding protein — encoded protein: MRTSLEEWNLYAARREFREREIDLLKMISEDKITAITGMRGSGKSSLLMMLLQRLLKMGERAAYVNLEDIRMRGSKTALDDVVKWFGYSGYLLLDEITEAHGWESWLLRTHELLRGKLFMVVTSSRSMAPYERLRGRMLVREMYPLSFREFLKFKGLEADYNSGTGRLERALEEYLLYGGLPEVVLSEESMDKVRILSSYFDRIVSEVAGAAGEDAALTQMFSKYVVENPRFTASKCHDFLKDLGFRVGKDTVLKLERVSQESYLFFFIPIFSRSIKDGLKYPRKAYLGDTGFMYAASGSVDMGRLFENAVLLELKRRRPDLSIGYWRNREGLEVDFLLLDESGVERMIQVSYGILRAEKREIKELVSCSEEMGVKEGVIITRGEEGVRNVDGVEIKLIPLWKWLIESPSEY
- a CDS encoding ATP-binding protein; the encoded protein is MEGTLRSLISEWFSSEIPKLVRRDISLPIRGNALALIGPRRAGKTFMMYQIASDLMQRGIARESIVYLNFEDLRLSNLREEDFPTFLKILAEMTKPLPSGEKALLLLDEVQNLKEWGRWVRSLLDRGYAVVSGSSSKVGVREIPTELRGRYLERLVLPLSFREFLKFREVNIDYLEAPEKRGRILRYLREYLMLGGFPEVVLNPEHAKELLRVYRETVFYRDIIERFRVRDISSFRFFLEMLEGSFGSYFSLSSAQKTFKSMGIKKSKKTLANYFKYCEDSFYILPIRKFSFSRKAMLQQPRKVYPIDTGYMKGESIGRRMESSVAIELMRRGDEAYYMKEGDSEVDFLLVRDRTVEEAIQVSYSLDEVEKREIEGLRKAFDLFGGIKASILTWDLEGERSLDGRTIRLIPLWKWLLSH
- a CDS encoding ATP-binding protein translates to MRKEEIISILSEWNFWGRGLDTGHERTFYLKRILSFLEGVEKVISIYGVRRSGKSFLLRQVARELSEKLGKNNVLYVNFEEVRFGSNDVSMLVEIYDAYREFIRPDKKPLLILDEVQEIREWERFVRSLHEKNEARIIVSGSSARLMSEDLATLLSGRDIPVEVFPLSFREFLEFRGVEVGGERDVIIKKFEIIRNLREYLEFGGFPEVVLEGDEERKKAILRRYFETILVKDVERRFRVREREKLEFLANFYMTNISSPVTYTSISKILNIPRKTVERFSSYLATSRALFFINRFSPTLKEQERAARKVYSIDTGMSNAIGFRIFENYGKTMENVVAVELLRRSSTSPVVRIYYLKIDGREVDFVVKEGVRIKQLIQVSYASSMGEINRREIDSLLKASEELRCSDLIVITWDLEDRITVDGKVVKLVPLWKWLLM